The Armatimonadota bacterium nucleotide sequence CCGCCGGACCTGCGGGGCAAACTCATCCTCACCCAGACCATTACCCGCGCCGACCTGGAGGAGCTGCGCAGCCGGGGGGTGTGGCTGCTGGTCACCGACGGGCCGGACATGGGCGGGCGGGCGTTCGCCACCAACGTCCTGCAGGGGGTGATCGTGGCCCTGCTGGAGCGGCCGCCGGAGGCGATCTCCCCCGAGGAATACCTCCAGACCGCGCTGCGGGCCGGATTCGAGCCCGGGTACTACGAGCTCAACCCCGACCTGGCCCCGCCGTGGGCGCCGGCCCGGCCGGCCGCCGCGGCGACGCCATGACTCCCGGGGGACGCTGGAGCGGCAGACCGTGACGCGCGAGCCCGCGACCCCAGACCTCGACCCGCAGTCCCCCGCCGCGTCGCGGGCGCCGGAGTCCGGAGGATCCCCCGACGGCGGCATCGGCCGGTTCGCGTTCATCATCCACCCCCTGCGGGTGGAGGACTTTGCCCGCCGCTACCCGGTGACCCGCCGGCTGCCGGCCCGCCTGGTCGAGCGGGTGTTCCGGTGGGTCCCGCCTCGCCTGGTGTCCCGCATCACGGGCATCCGCTCGCCTACCGGGGCGCGAGCCGAGGGCTGGTTCATCGGCCTCCCCCTGACTCCCCGCACGCTGCTGGAGTCCCCGCTGGAGTTCGCCTATCGCCGCATCATCCAGGCCGGGCGCCTGGCCGAGGCCCTGGGGGCCCGCATCGTCGGGCTGGGCGCCTTCACCAAGATCGTCGGTGACCGCGGCGTGACCGTGGCGCGCCACCTCCGCATCCCGGTGACCACGGGCAACAGCTACACGGCGGCCACGGCCGTGGAAGGCGCCCTCCTGGCGGCCCGGCGGATGGGCATTGACCCCTCCGGGGCCACGGTGGCCGTGGTGGGCGCCACGGGGTCCATCGGCACCGCGTGCAGTCACCTGCTGTCCCGGGAGGCGGGACGGCTGGTGCTGGTGGCCCGCACCCGGGAGGCCCTCGAGGCGCTGGCGGACCGACTGCGGGGCGGCCGGGCCCGGATCGAGGTGGGGACCGATGTGCGGCAGGCCGTCCGCGCGGCCGACGTGGTCCTGGCCGTCTCGTCGGCCACCGACGTCCTGATCGAGCCCGAGGACCTGCGGCCCGGTGCGGTGGTGTGCGACGTGGCCCGGCCCCGCAATGTCTCGCGCCTGGTGTACGAGCGCCGGGACGATGTGCTGGTCATCGACGGCGGCGTCATCCAGGTGCCCGGGGATGTGGACTTTGGGTTTGACTTCGGGTTTCCGCCGCGGATGTGCGAGGCGTGCATGGCCGAGACCATCCTGCTGGCCCTGGAGCGCCGCTTCGAGCCGTTCACCCTGGGGCGCGAGGTGGACCTGGCCCGGGTGGAGGAGATCGCCGCGCTGGCCCGCCGCCACGGGTTTGCCCTGGCGGGCCTGCGGCGGTTCGAGCGGGCGATCCACGACGGCGAAATCGAGCGGATCCGCCAGGCCGCCCGCCGCGCCGGCGTCGCCCGCGCTTGACGGACGCCGGGGCCATGGGATATACTGCGTCCCGCTGAGGGCGCAGGCCCTCAGTTTTTGATCGCCGCAAACCGCACAGCAGGGCGCGGGGGGCGCTGTAGGCCGGTCGGCCTACGGTGTTTTCTCTTCATCCCGTCCCAGGAGTGTGGGCGATGGCAGAGGCGGAAAAGGAGACCATTCTGACGCCCGAAGGCCTCCGGCGGCTTGAGGAGGAGCTGGAGCACCTCAAGACCGTCCGCCGGAAGGAGGTGGCCGAGCGCATCAAGCAGTCCAAGGCGTTCGGCGACCTGATGGAAAACTCCGAATACGAGGACGCCAAAAACGAGCAGGCGTTCGTGGAGGGGCGGATCCTGCAGCTGGAGCAGCTGCTGCGCAACGCGCGGGTGGTGGATAACCACGGGGTGCCGCCCGACCAGGTCACCGTCGGGTCCACGGTCCAGGTAAAGGATCTCGGCAGCGGAGAGGAAATCACGTACATGATCGTCGGCACCGCCGAGGCCGACCCGGCCCGGGCCCGGATCAGCAATGAGTCGCCCGTGGGGCGGGCGCTCCTCGGCCGGCGCGCCGGGGAGACGGTGGAGGTGACGGTACCGGCGGGGCGGATCCGGTATCGGATCCTGAAGGTGACCCATTGACCGGGCGGTCGGCGACGGCCGCCCCGGGCAGGGGGACGCCCTGCCCGGTCTTATTTTTCTGCGGCCGGGCACACCGTCCAGGGGAGGGGAATTTGACCCGGTTTTCGGGCGTAGGATAAGATGGGTGGGAAACGAGGGAGTCCAGCAGGAGGGATCTCCGCCAGGGCAGAACAGGAAGGGCTAAAGCCGGGTCCGGGTCACCTGACTGCTTCGCCCCGCGAAGAGGTCGGGACAGCGACTCCGCAGCCCCCGTGGATGTGGCGGAGAGGAGGACGCTGTCGGCATGTTTGAGCGGTTCACCGAACGCGCCCGCCGGGTGATCATCCTTGCCCAGGAGGAGGCCAAGCGCCTCAATCACAGCGCGGTGGGCACCGAGCACATCCTGCTCGGGATCATCCGCGAGGGCGAGGGGGTCGCCAGCAAGGTCCTGGAGAGCCTCAACATCTCGCCGGAGCGGGTGCGGGCCGAGATTGAGAGCGCCATCGGCCGGGGCGAGCGCGCCCCCTACGAAGAGGTGGCCTTCACCCCCCGGGCCAAGAAGGTCCTGGAGCTGGCCCTGGACGAGGCCCGGCGGCTGGGCCACAACTACATCGGCACCGAGCACCTTCTCCTGGGCCTGATCCGGGAAGGGGAGGGGGTGGCCGCCCGGGTCCTGGAGGCCATGGGCGCCGACCTGGAGCGGGTGCGGGCCCAGGTGGTGTACCTGCTGGGCGAGGAGGGCACCACCACCTACACCAAGCAGGCCAGCAAGACCCCGACCCTGGACGAGTTCGGCCGCGACCTCACCAAGCTGGCCCGGGAGGGCAAGCTGGACCCGGTCATCGGCCGCGAGCGGGAGATCGAGCGGGTCATCCAGGTCCTCTCCCGCCGGACCAAGAACAACCCGGCCCTCATCGGGGAGCCCGGGGTGGGCAAGACGGCCATCACCGAGGGACTGGCCCAGCGCATCGTCCGCGGAGACGTGCCCGACGTGCTGCGCAACAAGCGGGTCGTGCAGCTGGACCTGGCGGCGCTGGTGGCGGGCACCAAATACCGCGGCGAGTTCGAAGAGCGCATGAAGAAGGTGATGGACGAGATCCGCAAGGCCCAGAACGAGGTGATCCTGTTCGTCGACGAGCTGCACACCCTGGTGGGCGCCGGGGCGGCCGAGGGCGCCATCGATGCCAGCAACATCCTCAAGCCTGCCCTGGCCCGGGGCGAGCTCCAGTGCATCGGGGCCACCACCCTGGACGAGTACCGGAAGTACGTCGAGCGGGATGCGGCCCTGGAGCGGCGGTTCCAGCCCATCCTGGTCAGCGAGCCCACCGTGGAGCAGACCATCGAGATCCTCAAGGGCCTGCGGGAACGCTACGAGGCCCACCACGGGGTGACCATCAGCGACGAGGCTCTGGTGGCCGCCGCCACCCTGGCCGAGAAGTACATCGCCGACCGCTTCCTGCCCGACAAAGCCATCGACCTGATGGACGAGGCGGCCAGCAAGATCCGCCTGCAGGCGTCCTTCCTGCCCCAGGAGGTCCGGCAGGCGATGGAGCGGGTGGAGCGGGTCCGGCGCGAGAAAGAGGAGGCCATCAAGAACCAGGACTTCGAGAAAGCGGCCCTGCTGCGGGACAAGGAGAAGGTCCTGCGCCAGAAGCTGGAGGAGCTGGAGTCCTCCTGGAAGCGGGAGAAGGGCCGCGACGTCAGTACCGTCACCGCCGAAGATATCGCCGACGTGGTGTCCTCCTGGACCGGCATCCCGGTCACCCGCCTGGTGGAGGAGGAGACCCAGCGGCTGCTGCGCATGGAGGAGTCCCTCCACGAGCGGATCGTGGGGCAGGAGGAGGCCGTCAGCGCCGTGGCCAAGGCGGTCCGCCGCGCCCGGACGGGGTTGAAGGATCCGCGGCGTCCGGTGGGCTCGTTCATCTTCCTGGGCCCCACCGGGGTCGGCAAGACCGAGCTGGCCCGGGCGCTGGCCGAGTTCCTGTTCGGCGACGAGAACGCCCTGATCCGCATCGACATGTCCGAGTACAGCGAGCGGCACACCATCAGCCGGCTGGTGGGCTCGCCGCCCGGCTACGTGGGCTACGAGGAGGGCGGGCAGCTCACCGAGGCGGTGCGGCGGCGGCCCTACTCGGTGGTCCTCTTTGACGAGATCGAAAAGGCTCACCCGGAGATCTTCAACGTGCTGCTGCAGATCCTGGACGACGGCCGGCTGACCGACGCCCAGGGTCGGACGGTGGACTTCAAGAACACGGTCATCATCATGACCAGCAACGTGGGCGCGCCGCTTCTGGAGAAGGAGGTGGCCATCGGCTTCCGGCCCATCCGGGACGAGCAGGAGGCCATGGAGACCGCCTACGCCCGGATGAAGGAGCGCATCACCGAGGAGTTGCGGCGGACCTTCCGCCCCGAGTTCCTCAACCGGATCGACGAGATCATCATCTTCCGGCCCCTGACCAGCCAGCAGATCAAGGCCATCGTGGACATCCTCATCGCCCGGGTCCGCCGGGAGCTGCGGGGACAGAACATGGACCTGGAACTCACCGAGGCCGCCAAGGAGCTGCTGGCCCGGGAGGGATTCGATCCCACCTTCGGCGCCCGGCCCCTGCGGCGCACCATCCAGAGGCTGATCGAAGACCAGCTGTCCGACGAGCTGTTGCGGGGGAACTTCAGCCCCGGCGACACCGTGGTGGTGGACGCCCGGGACGACCGCATCATCTTCGAGCGCAAGCGCCAGCCCGAGCCGGCGCTGAAGGGGGACTGACTCCCACGGGCGCCCGGCCGGAGGATACCGCAGGATGGGGGGCCCGGCGGCGCGCCGGGCCCTCGCCGTGTCGGAGATGAGCAAAGTCCGCTGGCAGTACGTCTGCCAGGCCTGCGGCTATACCTCCCCCAAGTGGTTGGGTCGCTGCCCGTCCTGCGAGGCCTGGAACTCCCTCGTGGAGGAGGCGGTCGGCGACGGACCGCCGGCGCGGCGGGAGGTCCCGGCTGCCATTCCCGTGCCCGTCACCGACGTCTCGTCCGCCGGTCCCTCCCGGGTCTCCACCGGGGTCGGCGAGCTGGACCGCGTCCTGGGCGGGGGACTCGTGCCGGGCTCGGTGGTCCTCATCGGGGGAGACCCGGGCATCGGAAAGTCCACCCTGCTGCTGCGCGCCTGCCAGCGCCTGGCCGCGGGCGGGCTCACGGTGCTGTACGTCAGCGCCGAGGAGTCCCTCGCCCAGGTCAAGCTGCGGGCCGACCGGCTGGGAGTCGCCGAGCCCCGGCTGCTGCTCCTGTCCGAGACCGACCTGGACGCCGTCCTGGCCGCGTGTGAGAGGGTGCGGCCGGAGGTGGTGGTGGTGGATTCCATCCAGACCGTGGGGCGCCCGGACCTGCCCTCGCTGCCGGGCAGCGTCGGCCAGGTCCGGGACTGCACCGCCGCGCTGGTCCGCCTGGCCAAGGAGCGGGCCGTCGCCGTGCTGATCGTCGGCCACGTGACCAAGGAAGGGCAGCTGGCGGGGCCGCGGATGCTGGAGCACATGGTGGACACCGTGCTGTACTTTGAGGGCGACCGCCACCACGCCTACCGCATCCTGCGGGCCACCAAGAACCGCTTCGGCTCCACCAACGAGATCGGGGTGTTCGAGATGACCGCCGGCGGCCTTCGGGAGGTGACCAATCCGTCGGCCGCCTTCCTGTCCGGGCGCGCGTCGGACGCGCCGGGGTCGGCGGTGGTGGCCGCCCTGGAAGGGACCCGCCCGGTGCTGGTCGAGGTGCAGGCCCTGGTGACGCCCACGGTCTTCGGCACCCCCCGGCGGACCGCCTCGGGGGTCGACTACAACCGCCTGGTCGTCCTGCTGGCCGTCCTGGAAAAGCGGGCCGGGTTGCACCTGTCCGGCCACGATGTGTACGCCAGCGCCGCCGGCGGCATGACGGTGGACGACCCCGCCGCCGACCTGGGGATCGCCGGAGCGGTGGCCAGCAGCCTCCGCAACCGGCCGGCGGACCCCGCCGCCGTGGCCATCGGGGAGGTGGGGCTGGCGGGCGAGGTGCGGGCGGTGCCCCAGCTGGAGATGCGGGTGCAGGAAGCGGCCCGGCTGGGATTCCGCCGGTGCCTGGTGCCCCGCGGCTCGGGGATCGCCGGGCGCGACATCGAGGTGGTGGAAGTGGGCACCCTCCCCGAGGCGCTGGAGGAGATGATGTAACTCAATCTGCCCAATCTACCCAATCTGCCCGATCTTCTCGATCTCCAATCGAGCCGATTGAGAAGATCGGGTAGATCGAGCAGATCGCGCAGATTCAGTTCAGGTCAGGTTGAACACTCCCAGGGCGCTGACGCGGGCGTGTTCTTTCTGCAGGATGGCGCGCAGGTCCAGGTTCAGCAGGCTGCACAGGGCCGCCAGGTAGAACAGGGCGGTGCCGATCTCGGTCTCCAGGACTTCCCGGCACCGGTCGCAGACCTGGCCGTCCAGGTGCGTGGCCATGTACTGCTTCAGCTCCCGCAGGCTGACATCCGCGGGGAACCGCTGGCGGGTGGCATGAATCGAGATGCACCCGCATTGGGTGACGGATTTGGCCAGGGCGCGGTTGATGCGGGCCGTGGCCTCGGCGAGTTTGGTCTGGACGTCCAGGATGCTGCGGTGGCGCAGGAGATATTCGCTGACGGTGGCCTGGAAGCGGGATTCGTCGGTGTCCTTCATCACGCCCCCCCTGACCGCTGACGCGGGCTCGGTCGCCGGCCGGCGAGATGTCGTCCTGCGGTGTGCGGACCCGACGCACCGCGATGCGATTATAGGGATCGCCGCGTCGGCGTGTCAAGGAAAGGGCGCAAGATACCGCGCGGGGCCGTAGAGCGGAGCGGCCACCGACCGCACGCATCGCCCGGGCGAATGCCGTTCCCGCGCTCCGTGGATGGAGTATAGTGATGGGCAGAGGACCTGCGTGAAGGTGTGAGGCCGATGAGGTGGGTCATCCGGCTCGGCGGGCTCATCCTCGGAGGGGCCCTGGGCTACCAGCTGGGCGACGGGGTGGTGGTCCTGGTGCCGCGCCTGGCGGGCCTGCGGCTGGTCCTGCTGGGCGGGGGCCTGGCCTCCGGCGCGGCCCTGGGGTCGCTGCTGGCCGTGTGGGTGTGGCGCCGGTTTGAAAGCGCCATGGGGTGGGTCCTGGGGCGCCTGGCCCACGTCTCCCTGCGGGATGTCGGCCTGGGGGTGCTGGGCCTGGGCTCGGGCCTGTTGCTGGCCGCCCTGGTGGGGTTCCCCCTCTCCCGGATTCCCGGGGTGGGCAACTACCTGGCCCTGACCGCAGCCCTGGTTCTGGGCTACCTGGGCTATCACCTGGTGATGCAGCGCCGGGACGAGGTGGCCGGATTTCTGCGGCTGGAGCGGGGTGGCCGGCCGGGCGTCCGCGGACGCGGGGTGCCCAAGGTCCTGGACACCAGCGTCATCATTGACGGCCGCGTGGCCGATGTGGTCAGAGCCGGGTTCCTGGAAGGCCCCCTGCTGGTCCCCCGCTCGGTCCTCCACGAGCTGCAGCGGATCGCCGACTCCTCGGACACCCTGCGGCGCAACCGGGGCCGGCGGGGGCTGGACATCCTCCACCGGCTGCAGGAGGAGCTGCAGGCCGTCCAGATTGTGGACGACCCCAAGGACGCCGGCGACGCGGACGCCGCCCTGGTGGCCCTGGCCCGGGCCGTCCGCGGGTGGATTGTCACCAACGACTACAACCTCAACAAGGTGGCAGCCCTGCAGGGCATCCGGGTGTTGAACATCAACGAGCTCTCCCAGGCCCTGCGGCCGGTCGTCCTGCCCGGGGAGGAGCTGACCGTGCAGGTGATCCGCGACGGCAAGGAGGCCGGCCAGGGGGTGGGCTACCTGGAGGACGGGACCATGGTGGTGGTGGAGGGCGGCAAGAAGTACATCGGGGAGACCTCCGAGGTGGTGGTCACCAGCGTCCTGCAGACGGTGGCCGGCCGCATGATCTTCGGGCGCCCCAAGGACGCTCAGGGCACGGGCGGGACGTCGGGCCAGAGGCGATGACGCCCGCCGGCGCCGCGGCGGTGGTGGTGGCCGCCGGGCGGGGTGAGCGCCTGGGCGGCGTCACGCCCAAGGCGTTCGTGCCGGTGGCCGGCGCGCCCCTGGTGGTCCGGGCGGTGCGGGCGGTGGCGGCGTGCCCCGACGTCTCCGATGTGGTGGTGGTGGTCGGCGCCGCCGACGTGGCCCGCGCCCGAGACCTGCTGTCCTCGGCCGGGGTCCAGAAGGTGGCGGCGGTGGTCCCCGGCGGCCCGCACCGGCAGGCGTCGGTGGCGGCGGGCCTGGAGCAGGTGGCGGCGGACCTCACCGTCGTCCACGACGGCGCGCGGCCCCTGGTCTCCCCGGCCGTGATCTCCGCCGTCCTGCGGGAGGCGGCGGCGTGGGGAGCCGCGTCGGCCGGCATCCCCCTGCGCGAGACCGTCAAGGAGGTCGTCGACGGCGTCGCATCCCGCACCGCCGACCGGGACCGCCTGTGGGCGGCTCGCACCCCCCAGGCCTTCCGTACCGCGCTGCTGCGGGACGCCCACCGCCGGGCGGCGGCCGACGGGTTCGTGGGCACCGATGACGCCGTGCTGGTGGAGCGGTTGGGACATCCGGTGCGGATGGTGGAGGACGTCCCCTGGAACATCAAGATCACCGTCCCCGCCGACCTGACGCTGGCCGAGGCGCTGCTGGGCGCGGGGGAGGTCCGCACGGGGCTGGGCTACGACATCCACCGGCTGGCACCGGGTCGGCGCCTGGTCCTGGGCGGGGTGGAGATCCCCGGCCCCCGGGGGCTGGACGGGCATTCGGACGCCGATGTCCTGGCCCACGCCATCATGGACGCGATCCTGGGAGCCGCAGGCCTGGCCGACATCGGCCATCACTTTCCTCCCCACGACCCCGCCTACCGCGGCGCCGACAGCCTCCAGCTGCTGTCCCGGGTGGTCCGCATGGCTGGCGAGGCGGGGTGGCAGGTGGTCCACGTGGACGGTGTCGTGGTGGCCGAGTGGCCGCGCCTGGGGCCGTACGTGGAGGCCATGCGGGCGCGGCTGGCTGCGGCCCTGGGGGTGGAGCCCGATCAGGTCAACGTCAAGGCGACGACCGCCGAGGGCCTGGGAGCCGTGGGCCGCGGGGAAGGCATCGCCGCCCAGGCCGTCGCCACCCTGCGCCGGGCCGGCGTGCGGGACCGTCAGGCCCCCGGGGGCGCCGGATGAGATCCCGCCGCCGGAGAGAGCCCGTGGACCTGCTGCTGGTGGAGCGGGCTGTGGTCTGCGAGCCCATCACGGTGGAGGTGGACCCCTCTTCTTCCCCCGCGCGCCCGCGCCTGACGGGATACTGGCGGCGGGGGGAGTTCTGCGCGGTCCGCAAGGTCCTGGAGATCCGCCCCGAGGTGGGGGAAACCTACTACCGCGTCCTCACCGACCGGGGCGCGGCGGAGCTGCGCCGCTACCGGCGGGTGGATCCGCGCACCCTGCGGGCGGCGGCGGCCTGGGAACTGTGCGCAGACCTGGACGCGGTCCCCATCCCCCGGCTGCGCTGACGCGCCCCGCGGCCGGGCGTCTGGTAGACTGAAAAACGAGGTCGGTGTCGCGATGGCACTGCGCCTGCACAACACGCTCACCCGCACCATCGAGGAGTTCGCCCCCCGGGAGCCCGGGGCCGTCCGCATGTATGTGTGTGGTCCCAACCTGTACGGGCCGGCCCACGTGGGCCACGGCTTCAGCTACACCGTGTTCGACGTCCTGCGGCGGGTGCTGGAACGCCGCGGCTACCGGGTGATCCACGTCCAGAACTTCACCGACATCGAAGACCGGATCATCGAGCGCGCCGCCCGCGAAAGGCGCCCCGTGGCGGAGATCGCCCGGGAGTACGCCGACCGCTTCCTGCGGGAGATGGACGCCCTGGGCGTGCTGCGCGCCCACCACTACCCCCGGGCGTCGGAGGTGATTCCGACCATCGTGGAGATGGTGCAGGGCCTGCTGACCCGGGGGCACGCCTACCGGGTGAACGGCGACGTGTACTTCCGGGTGACGTCCTTCCCCCGGTATCTGCGGCTGTCGGGGCGCTCCCTGGAGGAGATGCAGGCGGGGGCGCGCATCGAGCCCGACCCCCGCAAGGAGCACCCCATGGATTTCGCGCTCTGGAAGGCGGCCCGCCCGGGGGAGCCCAGCTGGCCCAGCCCGTGGGGGCCCGGGCGGCCCGGGTGGCACATCGAGTGCTCGGCCATGAACCTCCAGTACCTGGGCGAGCAGATCGACATCCACGGCGGCGGCGCGGACCTGATCTTCCCCCACCACGAGAACGAGATCGCCCAGTCTGAGGCCTACACGGGCAAGAGCCCGTTCGCCCGCTACTGGATCCATAACGCCCTGCTCAAGCCTCCCGAGGGCGAGGAGATGCACCGGCACCTGGGCAACTTCGTGTCGCTGGAGGAGGCCCTGGCCTCCTACGAGCCGGACGCCATCCGCCTCTTCTACCTCGGCGCCCACTACCGCACGCCGCTGCGCTGGACCGCGGAGGCGGTGGAGGCGGCAGGCCGGGGTGCCGACCGGCTGCGCACGGCCCTGGCCAACGCCGA carries:
- a CDS encoding shikimate dehydrogenase, with product MTREPATPDLDPQSPAASRAPESGGSPDGGIGRFAFIIHPLRVEDFARRYPVTRRLPARLVERVFRWVPPRLVSRITGIRSPTGARAEGWFIGLPLTPRTLLESPLEFAYRRIIQAGRLAEALGARIVGLGAFTKIVGDRGVTVARHLRIPVTTGNSYTAATAVEGALLAARRMGIDPSGATVAVVGATGSIGTACSHLLSREAGRLVLVARTREALEALADRLRGGRARIEVGTDVRQAVRAADVVLAVSSATDVLIEPEDLRPGAVVCDVARPRNVSRLVYERRDDVLVIDGGVIQVPGDVDFGFDFGFPPRMCEACMAETILLALERRFEPFTLGREVDLARVEEIAALARRHGFALAGLRRFERAIHDGEIERIRQAARRAGVARA
- the greA gene encoding transcription elongation factor GreA gives rise to the protein MAEAEKETILTPEGLRRLEEELEHLKTVRRKEVAERIKQSKAFGDLMENSEYEDAKNEQAFVEGRILQLEQLLRNARVVDNHGVPPDQVTVGSTVQVKDLGSGEEITYMIVGTAEADPARARISNESPVGRALLGRRAGETVEVTVPAGRIRYRILKVTH
- the ispD gene encoding 2-C-methyl-D-erythritol 4-phosphate cytidylyltransferase — encoded protein: MTPAGAAAVVVAAGRGERLGGVTPKAFVPVAGAPLVVRAVRAVAACPDVSDVVVVVGAADVARARDLLSSAGVQKVAAVVPGGPHRQASVAAGLEQVAADLTVVHDGARPLVSPAVISAVLREAAAWGAASAGIPLRETVKEVVDGVASRTADRDRLWAARTPQAFRTALLRDAHRRAAADGFVGTDDAVLVERLGHPVRMVEDVPWNIKITVPADLTLAEALLGAGEVRTGLGYDIHRLAPGRRLVLGGVEIPGPRGLDGHSDADVLAHAIMDAILGAAGLADIGHHFPPHDPAYRGADSLQLLSRVVRMAGEAGWQVVHVDGVVVAEWPRLGPYVEAMRARLAAALGVEPDQVNVKATTAEGLGAVGRGEGIAAQAVATLRRAGVRDRQAPGGAG
- a CDS encoding DUF1573 domain-containing protein, coding for MKDTDESRFQATVSEYLLRHRSILDVQTKLAEATARINRALAKSVTQCGCISIHATRQRFPADVSLRELKQYMATHLDGQVCDRCREVLETEIGTALFYLAALCSLLNLDLRAILQKEHARVSALGVFNLT
- a CDS encoding TRAM domain-containing protein, which gives rise to MRWVIRLGGLILGGALGYQLGDGVVVLVPRLAGLRLVLLGGGLASGAALGSLLAVWVWRRFESAMGWVLGRLAHVSLRDVGLGVLGLGSGLLLAALVGFPLSRIPGVGNYLALTAALVLGYLGYHLVMQRRDEVAGFLRLERGGRPGVRGRGVPKVLDTSVIIDGRVADVVRAGFLEGPLLVPRSVLHELQRIADSSDTLRRNRGRRGLDILHRLQEELQAVQIVDDPKDAGDADAALVALARAVRGWIVTNDYNLNKVAALQGIRVLNINELSQALRPVVLPGEELTVQVIRDGKEAGQGVGYLEDGTMVVVEGGKKYIGETSEVVVTSVLQTVAGRMIFGRPKDAQGTGGTSGQRR
- the radA gene encoding DNA repair protein RadA translates to MSKVRWQYVCQACGYTSPKWLGRCPSCEAWNSLVEEAVGDGPPARREVPAAIPVPVTDVSSAGPSRVSTGVGELDRVLGGGLVPGSVVLIGGDPGIGKSTLLLRACQRLAAGGLTVLYVSAEESLAQVKLRADRLGVAEPRLLLLSETDLDAVLAACERVRPEVVVVDSIQTVGRPDLPSLPGSVGQVRDCTAALVRLAKERAVAVLIVGHVTKEGQLAGPRMLEHMVDTVLYFEGDRHHAYRILRATKNRFGSTNEIGVFEMTAGGLREVTNPSAAFLSGRASDAPGSAVVAALEGTRPVLVEVQALVTPTVFGTPRRTASGVDYNRLVVLLAVLEKRAGLHLSGHDVYASAAGGMTVDDPAADLGIAGAVASSLRNRPADPAAVAIGEVGLAGEVRAVPQLEMRVQEAARLGFRRCLVPRGSGIAGRDIEVVEVGTLPEALEEMM
- a CDS encoding ATP-dependent Clp protease ATP-binding subunit encodes the protein MFERFTERARRVIILAQEEAKRLNHSAVGTEHILLGIIREGEGVASKVLESLNISPERVRAEIESAIGRGERAPYEEVAFTPRAKKVLELALDEARRLGHNYIGTEHLLLGLIREGEGVAARVLEAMGADLERVRAQVVYLLGEEGTTTYTKQASKTPTLDEFGRDLTKLAREGKLDPVIGREREIERVIQVLSRRTKNNPALIGEPGVGKTAITEGLAQRIVRGDVPDVLRNKRVVQLDLAALVAGTKYRGEFEERMKKVMDEIRKAQNEVILFVDELHTLVGAGAAEGAIDASNILKPALARGELQCIGATTLDEYRKYVERDAALERRFQPILVSEPTVEQTIEILKGLRERYEAHHGVTISDEALVAAATLAEKYIADRFLPDKAIDLMDEAASKIRLQASFLPQEVRQAMERVERVRREKEEAIKNQDFEKAALLRDKEKVLRQKLEELESSWKREKGRDVSTVTAEDIADVVSSWTGIPVTRLVEEETQRLLRMEESLHERIVGQEEAVSAVAKAVRRARTGLKDPRRPVGSFIFLGPTGVGKTELARALAEFLFGDENALIRIDMSEYSERHTISRLVGSPPGYVGYEEGGQLTEAVRRRPYSVVLFDEIEKAHPEIFNVLLQILDDGRLTDAQGRTVDFKNTVIIMTSNVGAPLLEKEVAIGFRPIRDEQEAMETAYARMKERITEELRRTFRPEFLNRIDEIIIFRPLTSQQIKAIVDILIARVRRELRGQNMDLELTEAAKELLAREGFDPTFGARPLRRTIQRLIEDQLSDELLRGNFSPGDTVVVDARDDRIIFERKRQPEPALKGD
- the cysS gene encoding cysteine--tRNA ligase — encoded protein: MALRLHNTLTRTIEEFAPREPGAVRMYVCGPNLYGPAHVGHGFSYTVFDVLRRVLERRGYRVIHVQNFTDIEDRIIERAARERRPVAEIAREYADRFLREMDALGVLRAHHYPRASEVIPTIVEMVQGLLTRGHAYRVNGDVYFRVTSFPRYLRLSGRSLEEMQAGARIEPDPRKEHPMDFALWKAARPGEPSWPSPWGPGRPGWHIECSAMNLQYLGEQIDIHGGGADLIFPHHENEIAQSEAYTGKSPFARYWIHNALLKPPEGEEMHRHLGNFVSLEEALASYEPDAIRLFYLGAHYRTPLRWTAEAVEAAGRGADRLRTALANADLAAARATDAGTAGLDEACRRAREAFDAALDDDLNTPQALAALFTLAAEVNRVADAVLKGAGAGGGGLREAASTLRDLAGVLGLSLRGPRPGPEMLPGLRALLEEVRAAAADLVPPVEPVDPVQIIHALLAGRERARQQRAYALADRIRARLGELGVVVEDLPAGPRWRVASDGRRPAPDGPSRP